Genomic segment of Capra hircus breed San Clemente chromosome 13, ASM170441v1, whole genome shotgun sequence:
CCCTGACCTCTGAGGACAGATGCCTCTGCCACACCCTACTGGCTCCAGCCTTCATGCTTAGGGATACTGATGTCAATCTGGTACAGTAAACTCTCAATACTTACCTCATCAGGAAAGTCCTTAGGGTGGGGAGAGGTGAAACGAATCCTCATTTCAGGATCTATTCTGGACACCTGATCCAGAAGGTGAGCAAAACGAAGGCCTCCTTGCTTGGCTTTATAGTTGGTGGAAAAGCCACGGCTGAGATTGGTAGACACTGCATTGTTGAACTGGACCTCTGAATTGTCCCGAAAACTATTAACATTCTGACCAAGGAGTGTCACTTCTTTCagcccctgaaaaaggaaaaataaatatattggaaGCAATTTTAAAACTTGTTTGGCGGCATTATGCCAAATCTCCAACTAAAGTTAGCTAAACCTGCCAAGAGTCATCCATAAATATACTCCCTCTTTAACTCAATAATTTCATCTTGGGCATCATGTCCAAAGAACTGAACTTCAGGATAAAACCATATGTAAAAATcttcaaagcatttttaaaaatagcaaaaaagcTGGATGCACACCCAATATTCAAAAATAACAGCTAATTTATAACACCAAAAATCAAATGAtgataccattctgtcctttgaatgttatataatcattatctatgcagtattcttgccaaaaatatTTAGTCTAAATCCAATCAAGCTTTTACACCTTTCAGTTTACCACAATTCAggggaatattttaaataacaacaTGAGGAAGCAACCAAACAAATGGAGATATGTCTAATGCATCAATTcagacaaaaaaacaaataagtgaAAGGACTGTTTTAGGTTAAGAGAGATTGAAGAAATATTACATACAATCAAATGAAACTATACAAATCTTAATGGGATCTTGGCTTAAAAACAGAACAGTAATAAGACATTTTTGgataattattttgaatatagGCTACATGTTAGAAAATATCAGTTAATTGTTTCCTACTTATGATAATGGTATTATGGTTATGAAGGGACAAAAATTCTTCCTTCTGAGAAGATGCATACTGACAGACACAGGGGAAAATGGCTTGATGACTACTACTTACTCTCAAATggtttggaaaaaaatatatttatgtatctacAGAGATAGGCagataaaaaacatatgaaaaaatgtcAATAATCATGTTTATTAATCTTTCAACTTGTGTGTTTGAAAATCTGCACTGTAAAAtttcagaaagtaaaataaaaatggttgctataaagattattttttattattttattttgaaataatttcaaacttacagaaaaactGAGATGGCATATAAAACTCCCATAAACTACTTGCCCAGATTCAGTAACTGTTAACACTGTGCCTCATTTCTTTATCATTCACATTCAGACATCtgctctctctacacacacatcAAGCCAGAGAATGGTGGAACCCAAATTCATAACCACTTCATTCATGCTCTCTCCATTCTACTGAACTCTCTCCTGAGGAAACCTCTCTGTGGATCTGCCTATACTTAGTGGGCAGCAACCCAAGATGTACACCCAGAATTTCTTTCTGGTCTATGGCTCTAAACATGTACAGCTGAGAGACAGCACAGGCTGTAAAACTATAGAAAAGTTGTCCTCATCCTCCAACAAACACACTCACAGTCAGAACGGCTGGAAAATTTCTCACCTGCTCAGAAAGCTTCCTCACTTCCTCCAGAATGGAGGCAACAGGCCGACTCCTCTCCCGGCCACGTGTGAAAGGAACAATGCAGTAGCTGCACATGTTGTCACAGCCTCGCATGATTgacctggggaggaaagcgccagaACTCAGTAAAGGAGCAGGACGATCTGGTCCAACCCAAGGAGAAGGTCACAGCTCCCTTGGCATTTATCCTTTAGCTCTGAATTCTCTTGGCAACATGCTCACACAGGACCAATCTGAGATCTAAGAAGCAACAAAGcagacatttttatctttaaaaactaTTAATCGGGAGTTCCTTGGTGGCCTACTGGTTAGGATtacaggctttcactgccatgccctgggttcaatccctgctcagggaactgagatcccacaaaccacatgacatggccaaaaaaaaaaattatctgataATCACAGGATGTAAACCAAACTGTAACTGGTGGTTACCTCAAGGAACCACAGTAGTGAAGGAATGGCGTACAGATCTTGCACATTTGGACTTTCTACTgttcatttttacatatttttgaatTCTTTAAATCcagaccagaaaaaaataaatattatcccAGAGTACATAACGAGTAAAGACCCTGGATTTGAAATGTAAGGTTCTGCATCTCTCACTCATTCCTGATCCATATGCTAAGTATCTAAGCTACATCACTCTCTTTCATTTGCATCCTATATATGAAAGCCTCAATTTATCTTAGGGAAACAATTACGGATAGATATGTATTTAAGATGTTCACTGAAGAACTTAAGTAAACATtagctattaatttttttattaagcaTTCCAACAACAGAGTATTGGATAGCCATTAAAATGAGAGgctgcaaactttttctgtaaaaaacccagatagtaaatatttcaggtttTATAAACCATACTAATACTGTAGTGGCAAAAGCAGTCacagacaatatgtaaacaaatgagcaTGACTGTATTACAGTAAAAGTTTACAAGAACAGGGTATAAGCCTATTCACCAATCTGTTACAGAAAATTTCATGATATAACAAATgttcatcattttatttcttttcttttcttttgttcattttaaataagaaaaggtATAAAACCAAGTATATCAAGAGCCAATTtttatgaataaatacataaaaacatacaCATGCAAACACAGAGGAAAGAATAGAATGATATACACTAAAATGATAATAGTGTTTATCAATAGGTGGTAAAATGTGTTAAGTAATTCTTACTCACTTCTCTATGTTTTTCTATCTTTCCACATACTCTTCAACAAATATGAACTATTTTGTCATCAGATCTTTTTAAGTTAAAAGAtcaagggagggggaaaaaagatcaGATAAGCCCAAGACATTTTCTTAAGTGAAAAGAGTAAGAGAAGGGAAGGTAGAAAAGAgtccatattatatatatgaatgcATGTGCAAAAAATACTTCTGAAAGGATTACATAAGGAACTACCAACATGGCTGCCTCATAGTCAGTCTAGGAGACTGAGGATGAGAGTTCTAAGGGAGTCTTACTACACCattttttgtctttagttttactatgtgcattattttttaatgtaataaaggTAAGATGTTACTTTAAAAGTAAGGAAAGAGACTCCCCATCTCCTGGTCAGTGACTCACACGAAGGCAGAGGTAGCACTGGGGCTCGTCTGGACTGGCATGACGTCAGCATAGGTCTCATCCAGAGACAGCAGCACATTGGCAGCCTGCTGGCCTGACTCAGCAACAGCCAGCAATCGAGGAAGGTCCCTATAGGCATCTGGGCCAGCCAAAATATCCACCATTTTCTCCCTGTTGAGGATCTCCTCcttcagtctctcagccatgcAGCCTGGGAGGGAAAAGAAATAAGCTGAGACCCGTTCCCAAATTCATCTGGTCTCACGACTTCTTTCCAGTACACATTCTCTCCAGGTGGATCAAAGACAAAAGCACAGAAACTTCTCTAGGAATTTAGCATCATCCCTTAAATTTGCCCAACACTCTATACCTCTGGAACCTGCatagttctttttttgtttttttgcatattTCTATATAAGAAAATCAGGAAAAGGGCTCTACAGCAATTCAATTACATGCCTGACAAAAATTAAACCACCATTCAAAAACATTTCTAGACATGAACCATCTTTTTTCAATTGAAAATTACTTGGTActacaaataaaactattttgtgtcaaaaacttatttctttaaataaaatttacctaTATACAACTGCCCTtacactctttttctttcttgttgcccatgtgtatgtgtgtgctcagttgctcacttgtgttcaaatcagtgaccccatggactgtagcctaccaagctcctctgttcatgggattctccaggcaagaatactagagtgggttgtgatgccctcctccagggaatcttcccaacccagggatcgaacccacacctcttgcatctcctacattggtaggcgaGTGCTTCACCCACCTGGGAACTCTTGCTATCACTCATAATACTTATCAAAACCTACAAGAAATGAGTTATCCATCTATGCTGGTATCTTCCATAACCAAGAAAACCATTGCTATCAGTAAAAAACTAGAATTTGAAAgtccattttcttaaaaataccctttaaaaacatttaagaacAATTCTTGATTGGATAatcatgtttatagcagcatcaCTCAGAATAGCCAAAGAGTGAAAGCAACCCATGTCCATAAACAGATGTCACacgtacatacaatggaatattattcagccttaaaaaggaaggaaattctgatacacACTACCacctggatgaaccttgaggacattgtgCTAAGCCAGTTACAAAAATAACCATATTTTTGTAGATTCCTTTTCTATGAAGTACTCAGAGCAGTAAAATTCATCAAGGCAGAGAGTAAAATGGCAGTtgccagtgactgaactgagtgaggaATGGGAGAGTCATTACCTAATTGGTACGGAGTTTCAGcttgggaagaagaaaaagttctggaaatggatggtgGTAATGTTTGCACGACCATGTGAATATGCTGTATACCACTGAACTAACTGTGCCTCTGGAAGAGGTTCAAAAGGTAAACTTTATGTTACATATACtttactacaatttaaaaaacaaaaaactattttaGACATTTCTAACACTCCAAacagatatatatagatagatagatagatacatatatagatatacatatacatatagggGCTTCTATAATGAAGGAAttgaaatggaacaaaatatcCTAGCTAATCCGTCCATCTTTCTGCATCACTTAGTACATAAATCTGTATAAGAGAATAAGCTCCAACCTTTGTTTCGATCCATCATCAAGAGGACTTAACTATTCCACAATGGACAGAATCTATTTTTAAGGTTAAATACATTGACTAAATTCTGGGACCATGAAGgtacagaatatttatttttgaaatatgccTCCCAGCTCTCTAGATCAGAGCTGCCCAATAGAACTTTCTAAGACGAAGGAAATGTGCTTTATCTATGCTGTTCAAACTGGCAGCTACTAGTCAAGTGTGACTAATAAGCAGTGAATATGTGGCTAGTGGGACTGAAGAAgtgcatttttaatattatttaagtgtaattaaatttaaatgaccacatgtgactagtggctaTCATACTGGTCAGTGCATAGCTGGATCTTCACTTGGGCATGTTTAGGAGTCAAGATGAAAGATACCTACCTGATAAATTCAAACTGTCCCTTCAGACTCGAAACTCCTATCCATTACTCTGTGCTACCAGAAGCCACATTAGACTAGGAAGGACGGATCACTTTCTGAGTACCTATTACTTTCAAGGCACTAAGAAAAGTCCTTTTAGGAgcttcatctcatttaattctacaCCTTCTGACATTAAATACAAGGGCTGAATGTGATGTTTAAGACTGAGAATCCAGCATCTAAGAGAAACCATAGCATATGAAGCTACATGGTGCCCAAGTCTCAAAAAACTCACAAAACCTGCAAATTACCAGATACCTAGAATCCCAATCCTCAGAGGCACTCGGGAGCGGAGCCGTTTGGACTTCAGGGGTTTGAGTTGATGTAAACGATTCCAGATGGTCTGTTCAGCCTTCTCCCTACAAAGATCAACAAAGGCAGAACTGAACCTGAAAATAAACTACAGAGCAACCTGAGAGAGCATGACACTGGGAAGAATGggagtccctggtggtccaggggctagggCTCCAAGCTTTCACCGCCaagggcgcaggtttgatccctggtcaggaactaacaTTTCACAAACGGTGCAGCTGAAACCATTCCTAAAACAAGTCCTCCCTACACATCTCAAATCCTGATGAGCCTTTAAGCCAAACTCAAAAACAACCTATTTCACAAAGACTTCCCAAACTCTCCTCGGGTGGAGAGTTTGTTCTCCTATCACTTTTAACTATTCTTTTCCCTGTACTCAGCAATTTCTCCTTTttactgtttgatttttttaccTAGTGCTTTCTGCCAGATGTTAGAGCTATTTGTGTATCTGTCTTAGTTCCCATATCAGACTAAGCTCCATAAAGTCGGGCTCCATGGAGGAAAGGTTCATTTCTGAATCTCCCCAAGCACCTAGTTCAATGTCCTGCAAGACCCTCAAAACAAAAATGCTGGATTGATTGGTAATACAGCCAGCTGAGGAAACAACACTAACATGCCGTGTACACAGAATCAAAGCAATAAACATGGTCTGTTCACTTGTGATGGATGCCACCCATCTCCGTCAGAAGAGCTCTGTCCCTAGCCACTGACTGGACCTAGCCCTTATGATGTGAGATACAGCATAAACATGTGCAAGAAAAACCCCAGGAAATGTTGGGCAACTCAGCACACTCTAggtttcctcatcaataaaatgagtTTGATAACAGCACCTACCTCGTAGGGTTGTTATGAGAATCAGTCAGTGCACAGATAGTGCTCAGCACAGGACCTGACAGAAGGTATACGCTCAGCAAATCCTGACCATTCTATCAGTACTATATTCACTTGGAAAACTGCAAACCTGCTGACCCATCTCCATGGGCTGGGTCACCCTGGCACTGCTGGCTCTGGCATTTTACATAAGACTTAATCACTCTCTAGGTAAAGAATAAATTCCCACCTGATAGAACATGTGACAAGGAGAATCACATCAGCCTGGGTAGAGAgcaaggaaaaagaggaaaattatgATCTTTGAAATCAGTCTTGTAGAATCATTGCCCACAGTCCATTATTTTCCCCCAGATTGCAGTGAAacacacacaacataaaatttaccattttaaccatttttaagtatacagttcagtagcATTATGTCACTCACACTATTGTTCAACGATCACCACCATCAACCTCCAGAACTATTTCACCTTCCCCAACTAAAACCAATAggcattaaacactaactccccatttGCCTTCTCCTCGCAGCCCATTTTCAACCTAGTTCCTTGCCTGAAGGTGAGCACCACCATAAAAGTTTCCAAAATAACTGCAACAAAAGTACACCTCGGTCCCATACTCCTCACTTCCCTCAAGGGAACTCATTCTCACAAGGCCACAGCCTGTTCCTGAAACTCCACCTAAGAACTAGCACAAATGCAAAATCTCACCCAGGCCCAGGAAACAGGGCAAGAGGGAAATGTGTATACCTCCTGAAGGTCACTGGTCCGCAGGTAGCCACTCTTCTGTAAGATGGACCAGGCTATCTCTGTGTCATTCACATTCATCTGGCAGCCATAGGTCTCAAGGTAGACTGCAATGAGAGGGCAATTCCACAGGTGAGAAGACAAAAGGGGACCACACGTCCCGAAAGGTTGCCTCCCCAAATCCCCCAGAAACACCTGAGGCACCTGGTTAGTCGCTTACGTCCCCTGGTGCCTCAATTCAGAGACACCATTAATTGCCAGATGGACCTCCAAATTATTAATAATGAAGCCTTTCAGAGCAAAAGAAATACTTCATTACACACACCAACTATAAGTCAGATCatttaaaaatggggaaaacGTGCTCCTAAGACTCAGGAAATACAGTTGTACAGAATGAGGTTCTCCAGCCTCTAGAGATAACAGCGGTGGCTAGAGGGTCAATAAagccacaaaatgaaaatgaggcAACTTCGTACAGTAACTCCAAACATCTTAAATGAAAGCATGACTAACATGACATAAAATACATCTGCACCAAGTTTTAAGAACATCAATTTCACACCCAAGCAAACCCCTTCAAACTAAATCCCTCTATCAATCCCTATACCACCAACACACTTTAATCCACAAACCCAAATAAATTCTAAATGGAGTTAAGAGCTGAAGGacaatatacacaatggagtattactcagccattaaaaagaatacatttgaatcagttctgatgagatggatgaaactggagccgattatacagagtgaagtaagccagaaagaaaaacaccaatacagtatactaacacatatatatggaatttagaaagatggcaatgatgaccctgtatgcaagacagcaaaaaagacacagatgtgtatagcggacttttggactcagagggagagggagagggtgggatgatttgggagaatggcattgaaacatgtatactatcatgtaagaatcgaatcaccagtctatgtccgaggcaggatacagcatgcttggggctggtgcacggggatgaccccgagggatgttgtggggagggaggtgggaggggggttcatgtttgggatcgcatgtacacccgtggtggattcatgtcaatgtatggcaaaaccaatacagtattataaagtaaagtaaaaagttaaaaaaaaaaaaaagagctgaaggACAATCACATGAAAACCAATAGAAAAtagcagtaattttttttaaaaataaacaatcagGAAATTTTCTAAATGTTCCTTGGCTCCCTTTCTTTgtctaaaaagagaaaacacgAAACTTATGTCAGGGAGAGACAGAAGGGaataacaaattttaaaggaCTACAAAAATCTGAGAAGTCATGAGGTATACAGGCTCCTCAATTTACCAATTCAATGCCTAGACATTTactctagaaaaaaatttttgaagaagcAAAACTATCTCTATACGTGTgaatatgtgtatctgtgtgtgtatacatacaaagGCACTTGTAATAgtgttatttataatataaaaatttgtgAAACGACCTAATGTCCCAACAATTGGAAAACACCATGGTACAGCATGTGATATTTTGCAacaattttttaattatgaaGACTGGTATGTGGaagaatattaaatgaaaatagcATATTACAAGTAATTTGCACCATATGAATGCGACCAAATCATTAAGAGTTATAAACAGAAGCTTTTTTTTTGAAACAGTGCAAAACGGGAGAGGTCTGGTTGTCTTTTaatgtcttttcaaattttaacacattttaacTGAGGGCATTATGTTTCTAAGAAAACCTCTGCCTAAGCATAATGATTTTCTATAGCACCAATTGCGAAATCTGCCTTGTAACTTAGGATGATCTAAAACTCAGAACAGAGATTGCAGGGTTTCCAAAGGTAACCAAAGAGAGGACTCCCCAGGACTTCCACCCGCAAGTTGCGTGTATCCGAACTGTTACGTTTCTTTATATTATTGTTGCTTGGTAGAGGTTGATGATTCCATAACTTAGGAGCCTTTCTACTCTGTTAACCCTCTACTGAGGGTTAACCTTCTACTGAGTTAACCCCGTAACTCCAAAGCCAGGTCTATAAAAGATCTGTTAACAATCAGGCCATGAGCACTGAAAGGGAGTAAAGCAGGAAGTCCAAAGAGAAGTAAAGTTAAACCAACCTCTCCTCTGCCTTCCTAGAAGTTCATCCACCGTGAGATATGGGGGTGGGTCCTCCACTTCTGAAGAAGACGGTTGCTCTGGAGGAACTGAAGCACTTCTTAAAAAATCCTGAAAAGTCGGTCCAGTGGCCAGCCTGGAGCTGAAATCCTTCCAAACTCCATCCTCCTGCTGCCTCTCTGGACTGGGACATTCAGAGCTGGGGACACTGCTGTGTGCCCTGCAGGTCCTGAGCAGCAGCCAGGACACAGAGGCCAAAGGCCCCCGCCTCAGACACCTCTGGGCTCGGAGAACACACTGTAAAGGATGCATGGCACTAAAGGAGCCCACAGTCTGCAAGAGAATGACAGACATCACCAAAATTTATTGAGCACTATACACAGGGCACTGCTCTAAgcatttgaaatatattaatacatttaatcttcataaaaaCTCAAGAATGTACTCTTAATAATACTATCcccttaataatattttaaagatggaaaaactgaagcaacttgacaAATATCATAAAAAGTGCTAGAGATGAGATGCAAATCCAGGCAGTCTATTTTCAAAACAGAGGAGTGACAGAGATGAAATGAGAAGCCCTGACAAAATAACAAAGCAGCACCGCGAGCCAGAAACAGTTCCAAGGACTTTGAGCGTATTAATTCTTTAAATCTTTACACCAATCTTGAGTAACACAGGCAACAgacactattattatccccattcagAGAGGAGGAAATACACACAGAGAGGGTGAAGGACTTACCTAAGCTCCCACAGCCAATAAGCAGCAGGGTGGGGATCCAAACAAAGGTCTGAATTAacataaagctgaagctccagtattttggtcatctgatgtgaacagacaagtcattggaaaagtatctgatgctggaaaggaccaagggaagaaggagaaaacggtgtcagaggaagagatgactggatggcaacaccaatccaatgaacatgaacttgggcaaactccaggagatggtgagggacagggaggcctggcatactgtagtccatgtggtcgcaaagagtatgACACAAATGCCACTGAACGACAATTACCACAAAGACTGTGCCCCTAACCGCCCTGATACACTGCCTCCCCACACTGTGAAAACCACTTACTGCCTCTGTCTTCCTTCAAAAACGAAAGTATCTAACATGGGGGCACCATAGGCCTGATCAGTGACTCCTTCTACCCTCCAAGAGTTTCACATTACTGCCTTCAAACTTCTCACCCAGACCCTCTCACACATGGCTGGGAGGCACAGAAGATGGCACAACCTTTACAGTGACCATTTTGCCACCTTCCATCAAAATCACAAACACACAAATCctagataattaataaggacccaccatatagcacagggaactccactcaatactctgtaatgatctatatgggaaaagaattttaaaaagagagcatatatgtacatgtataactgattcactttgctctatacctgaaactaacacaacattgtaaatcaactatattccaataaaaattaagaaaacacacacacaaaccttttGACCAAGcagttccattcctaggtatttatcctACAGATAGACCCTTGCATATACATAAGTTTATGCCTAAGGATACTTGATACAGTAGCGTTTCTAacagcaaagaaatggaaaagatctAAACGTCATCAACAGGGGACTGGTAAATAAGTCATACCAcacccatacaatggaataagATGCAACTGTTAGAAAGTGGGGTTGCATGACAAAAGCAGGGAAGCAAAGTGCTATACTAGATATAGTAGGCCATCCACAGATCTGTGTAGGAAAGAAAGCATGAAAATTCAGGTACATATTTGTAAATGCACACTGTACCTTGAGAAAGACTGAGAAACAatggctgcctcccaggaaagaATCTAGCATTAATAAAAAAGGAGACTTGCTTTCCACAACACAGTCTTAATGGACCCCACATCTCCAGCCTGACTACCTCACTCCACCCACATCAGACATCTTTGTACAGATCTTCATTAGCTTCTAGACTTTTACACGTGCTGGCTTCTCTGAATGGTACATCTTATCTCAACTGACTTAACCAATTCCTACACTACTTTTAGTTTACTTCCTCTTGGAAGCCTTTTCAGGCCACTAACGCCAAAGTCTAGAGGTCCTCCTCTGGGTTCCCAAAGACTTCTTCTAACTATCACAAGACTCATCACACCTTGCTGTTAATTGCTGCTTATCCCTTATAAGCCGGGGGTCCctgaaagaaggaaacaaatctcATTCATTTCTACATCCTTAGTATCTCCCATTCTAGTAACATGGCAGGTGCTGTACATATAAAATGAGACAGACGGGGCTTGTTAATTCTCCAATCTGATCACCTAAGGTACATGCTACCAGCACTTAGGAGCAATGCCAACCTACTTTCAAGTGACAGGGAACAGCAGGCTTTCAGTGTGAGCTTTAAAGTCACCTGTTTCTGCCCCTTacttgtgtgaccctgggcaagtcaaaTACCTATCGGAGTCACCAATTCCACCTCCGTTAAATAAGGAAAAGGTAATACCTACCTCTCAAAGAGCTGAGAATTAATGATATCAAAACCTAACTTTGCATACACTAAGTCTTCGATAACCACACTTCTGCAGCCCACACCTCCTTTGTTGatggatgttgttgttgttgttgttgttcagtgttcagactctttgagataccatggactgcagcaaggccACTTCCCTGATGGTGGATATAGAACATTGTGATTAAGGTCTTAAGAGTCTGACCCAACTGCTTCACCAGGTAACTTCCGGCACCTGCAATCAAAGTTTTGGGACCTTCcatttcctcatatgtaaatAGGAATAATAGTGACCTATCACAGCATCTATCTCCATGTcttttgtgaggatgaaatgtggtaatacaaataaaatgcttACATAGCACAATGTAGGCGCCTCT
This window contains:
- the CDK5RAP1 gene encoding CDK5 regulatory subunit-associated protein 1, whose translation is MHPLQCVLRAQRCLRRGPLASVSWLLLRTCRAHSSVPSSECPSPERQQEDGVWKDFSSRLATGPTFQDFLRSASVPPEQPSSSEVEDPPPYLTVDELLGRQRRVYLETYGCQMNVNDTEIAWSILQKSGYLRTSDLQEADVILLVTCSIREKAEQTIWNRLHQLKPLKSKRLRSRVPLRIGILGCMAERLKEEILNREKMVDILAGPDAYRDLPRLLAVAESGQQAANVLLSLDETYADVMPVQTSPSATSAFVSIMRGCDNMCSYCIVPFTRGRERSRPVASILEEVRKLSEQGLKEVTLLGQNVNSFRDNSEVQFNNAVSTNLSRGFSTNYKAKQGGLRFAHLLDQVSRIDPEMRIRFTSPHPKDFPDEVLQLIHERDNICKQIHLPAQSGSSRVLEAMRRGYSREAYVELIQHIRESIPGVSLSSDFIAGFCGETEEDHLQTVSLLREVRYNIGFLFAYSMRQKTRAYHRLKDDIPEEVKLRRLEELITVFREEATKANKSFVGCTQLVLVEGPSKRSATDLCGRNDGNLKVIFADVEMEDATDSGLRVRAQPGDYVLVKITSASSQTLKGHVLCKTTLKDSTAYC